One window from the genome of Mucilaginibacter ginsenosidivorans encodes:
- a CDS encoding DUF6600 domain-containing protein has protein sequence MKRAFYLIIPAATLLAGCGAWVQSTVYEPAPVYNDSQTGYNQPPPDYQQPGFNDNYPDYDDSPQTDQVFYDELSPYGRWVDYPDYGYVWIPNVGNDFRPYATNGNWVYSDYGWTWASNYDWGWATFHYGRWFYDGYYGWCWQPGDDWAPAWVTWGTSGDYFCWAPLPPRVSIKEAELGWWKPAPYTWNMVPARRFNQVSVHNYIVYNNITIVNNIRVIRNSNTGYTDSYHRGANYGGIRTASEYNRGPQVYDVERVTNDRIQPVTITDRTKPGAVVVNNNHISVYHPVIKPGNQPDHRPAPRKYDHFRLGVQMPQRDNGNNGQNQNPGQYQNPGRNNNGQSQPNRPNGNPNQGQGQNQGQHNGQGQPNQSNGNPNQGQGQNQGQHNGQGQPNQPNGNPNQGQGQNQGQHNGQGQPNQPNGNPNQGQGQNQGQHNGQGQPNQPNGNPNQGQGQNQGQHNGQGQPNTDPNAAQPQRHRGNPNPDKNFSPQQTGQQPNQPNGTNPAQQPANNQPAPRPQANPALRPNLQPIHNNKGNNQNQPGNQKPDTTKRRPNIRS, from the coding sequence ATGAAAAGAGCATTTTATTTGATCATACCCGCCGCCACCCTGCTTGCAGGCTGCGGCGCCTGGGTGCAGAGTACTGTGTACGAGCCTGCACCAGTATACAATGATTCGCAGACTGGTTATAACCAGCCTCCGCCCGATTACCAGCAACCGGGCTTTAACGATAATTACCCTGATTATGACGACTCGCCGCAAACCGACCAGGTGTTTTACGACGAGTTAAGCCCTTATGGCCGCTGGGTAGATTATCCTGACTATGGTTATGTGTGGATACCCAATGTCGGTAACGACTTTCGGCCTTACGCAACAAACGGGAATTGGGTTTATAGTGATTATGGCTGGACCTGGGCCTCCAATTATGATTGGGGCTGGGCCACGTTCCACTATGGCCGTTGGTTTTATGACGGCTATTACGGCTGGTGCTGGCAGCCGGGCGATGACTGGGCACCGGCATGGGTTACCTGGGGCACTTCGGGCGATTACTTTTGCTGGGCGCCGCTCCCTCCGCGTGTTAGTATAAAAGAAGCCGAACTGGGCTGGTGGAAACCTGCACCATATACCTGGAACATGGTACCGGCCAGGCGGTTTAACCAGGTAAGCGTTCACAACTACATTGTTTATAATAATATAACTATCGTTAATAATATTAGGGTGATCAGGAACAGCAACACCGGGTATACTGACTCCTATCATCGCGGAGCTAATTATGGCGGCATCAGGACGGCGAGCGAATACAACCGCGGACCGCAGGTGTACGACGTGGAAAGGGTTACCAACGACAGGATACAACCGGTTACCATTACCGACAGGACAAAACCCGGCGCCGTAGTAGTAAATAATAATCATATTTCTGTTTATCACCCGGTGATAAAGCCGGGCAATCAACCCGATCACAGGCCGGCACCGCGGAAATATGATCATTTCAGATTAGGCGTTCAAATGCCGCAACGGGATAATGGGAATAACGGGCAAAACCAAAATCCGGGTCAGTACCAAAACCCCGGCCGTAATAATAACGGGCAGAGTCAACCCAACCGCCCCAACGGGAACCCGAACCAGGGGCAAGGGCAGAACCAGGGGCAGCATAACGGACAGGGACAGCCTAACCAATCAAACGGGAACCCGAACCAGGGACAAGGGCAAAACCAGGGGCAGCACAACGGGCAGGGCCAGCCAAATCAGCCAAACGGAAATCCGAACCAGGGACAAGGCCAAAACCAGGGGCAGCATAACGGACAGGGACAGCCTAACCAGCCTAACGGAAATCCGAACCAGGGGCAAGGGCAAAACCAGGGGCAGCATAACGGACAGGGACAGCCTAACCAGCCTAACGGAAATCCGAACCAGGGGCAAGGGCAAAACCAGGGGCAGCACAACGGGCAGGGACAGCCAAATACAGATCCCAATGCCGCGCAACCGCAACGGCACCGGGGAAATCCAAATCCCGATAAAAATTTTTCGCCGCAGCAAACCGGGCAACAGCCTAATCAACCAAACGGAACAAACCCGGCTCAGCAGCCTGCTAATAATCAACCTGCTCCGCGCCCGCAGGCAAACCCTGCTCTGCGCCCGAATTTGCAGCCGATCCATAACAACAAAGGGAACAATCAAAACCAGCCGGGCAATCAAAAGCCGGATACCACCAAACGCAGGCCTAACATCCGGTCTTAA
- a CDS encoding DUF1761 domain-containing protein: MNPSSINWLAVIAAGISAFAVGGIWYSRGIFGNAWMTDSKLTEDDIKQGNKGKIFGFTAIFSLLMAVNLAMFLADSPGHITDVSWGATAGFLAGIWTFCAIAIHSLFELKSWRHIFINGGYSIVSLTLMGAIIGLWR, translated from the coding sequence ATGAATCCTTCATCAATTAACTGGCTGGCCGTAATTGCAGCCGGTATCTCAGCATTTGCCGTTGGCGGCATATGGTATTCGCGCGGTATTTTTGGTAACGCCTGGATGACCGATAGTAAACTCACCGAAGACGATATTAAGCAAGGCAACAAAGGAAAAATATTCGGTTTTACAGCTATTTTCTCTCTTTTAATGGCAGTAAACCTTGCCATGTTCCTTGCCGATAGTCCCGGTCACATCACCGATGTAAGTTGGGGTGCAACGGCCGGATTTCTTGCCGGTATCTGGACGTTTTGTGCCATAGCCATCCATAGCTTGTTCGAACTCAAAAGCTGGCGCCATATTTTTATCAATGGCGGCTACAGTATTGTATCGCTTACGCTGATGGGCGCTATAATAGGCCTGTGGCGGTAG
- a CDS encoding carboxypeptidase regulatory-like domain-containing protein: MNLRKFLFALSILLTIIRLSATAQRDSVALTTIIEKTQNYTSGHPIEKVFLQFDKPYYAVGDTIWLKAYVTVGLHMPSPLSKILYIDFINQQGVLLNELKLQLVNGMANSFLALAPNSYKRGDYRIRAYTRWMRNFDQAYFFNRTLSIGSTESNQVIPRITFKNSISEKTARIVADIVYKDQNGNPYVNKKVNWRVMSDDQTIEKGRDQTDANGKLNINFLTDKVSALNTATVQTDLELDDKKLINKVFALETTPPDVDVQLFPEGGYLIDGIRSRVAFKALKPDGRGIDAKGNVTDNTGAVMASFDSQHLGMGVFAVQPENGKTYKANFTFADGTKTSIDLPTPRDEGINLSLNNSDADTLGIKIAANEAFFTRNQNKPFYVIAQSNGVICYAAQASLRSPVYAASIPKNKFPTGIVQVTLFSVKGSPLSERIAFIRHDDLMSLTLRSDKQNYGRRQKVKMTVSAKNKEVPAEGSFSVSVVDETLVPYDENDETTILSHLLLTSDLRGFIEKPNYYFNHPNSKTEADLDVLMLTQGYRRFSYRNIVSDRNPPISFLPEQGIEISGILRSNTGIPVSKGNVRLIIPDKSFSTQTQTDMSGNFKFSNVLVSDSSKVTLNARDNPGGSNMVLTVNPFVLPPTSIFNN, from the coding sequence ATGAATCTAAGAAAATTTTTATTCGCTTTATCCATTTTACTTACTATCATCCGTTTATCGGCTACAGCCCAACGCGATAGTGTAGCCCTGACCACAATAATTGAAAAGACCCAGAATTATACGAGCGGCCACCCTATCGAAAAAGTTTTCTTACAATTTGACAAACCCTATTACGCGGTAGGCGATACCATCTGGCTAAAAGCCTATGTAACTGTGGGCCTGCACATGCCTTCGCCGCTGAGCAAGATCCTTTATATCGATTTCATAAACCAGCAGGGTGTGTTATTGAATGAGCTTAAGCTGCAACTGGTTAATGGTATGGCAAACAGCTTCCTGGCGCTTGCGCCAAATAGTTATAAACGAGGCGACTACCGCATACGTGCCTATACACGCTGGATGCGCAATTTCGACCAGGCGTATTTTTTTAACCGCACGTTAAGCATTGGCAGTACCGAAAGCAACCAGGTTATCCCGCGCATAACATTTAAAAATTCGATCTCGGAAAAAACGGCCCGTATTGTGGCCGACATCGTTTATAAAGACCAGAACGGCAACCCTTACGTCAATAAAAAGGTGAACTGGCGGGTTATGAGCGACGACCAGACCATTGAAAAAGGCAGGGATCAAACCGATGCGAACGGGAAGCTGAACATCAATTTCCTGACGGATAAAGTTTCGGCGCTTAATACGGCAACTGTCCAAACCGATCTGGAGCTGGATGACAAAAAACTCATAAACAAGGTTTTTGCGCTCGAGACGACACCACCCGATGTGGACGTACAGCTTTTCCCCGAGGGAGGATACCTGATAGATGGCATACGCTCGCGTGTCGCTTTTAAGGCGCTCAAACCCGACGGCCGCGGCATCGACGCTAAAGGCAACGTGACGGATAATACCGGTGCGGTAATGGCAAGTTTCGATTCGCAGCACCTGGGTATGGGTGTATTTGCCGTACAGCCGGAAAACGGGAAAACCTACAAAGCTAATTTTACTTTTGCCGACGGTACAAAAACCAGTATCGACCTGCCCACACCACGGGATGAAGGCATCAATTTATCGTTGAATAACTCTGATGCTGATACTCTGGGCATAAAAATTGCCGCGAACGAAGCCTTTTTTACAAGAAATCAGAATAAACCTTTCTATGTAATTGCGCAAAGCAACGGCGTTATATGCTACGCGGCCCAGGCAAGTTTACGAAGCCCGGTGTACGCAGCAAGCATCCCAAAAAATAAATTTCCGACGGGAATAGTGCAGGTAACTTTATTTTCGGTGAAAGGATCGCCGCTTAGCGAGAGGATCGCTTTTATAAGGCACGATGACCTGATGAGCCTCACGCTACGCTCGGACAAACAAAATTACGGGCGCAGGCAAAAAGTAAAGATGACGGTCTCTGCAAAAAACAAAGAGGTGCCGGCTGAAGGCAGTTTTTCCGTTTCCGTTGTTGACGAGACGCTTGTCCCTTATGATGAGAACGACGAAACGACCATCCTGAGCCACCTGTTGCTGACATCGGACCTGAGGGGCTTTATTGAGAAGCCGAATTACTATTTTAATCATCCGAACAGTAAAACCGAGGCCGACCTGGATGTGCTGATGCTGACGCAGGGTTACAGGCGCTTTTCTTACAGAAATATTGTTAGCGACAGAAATCCCCCCATATCGTTTTTACCCGAACAGGGCATTGAAATTTCGGGTATTTTGCGAAGCAATACAGGCATACCGGTATCAAAAGGTAATGTGCGGCTGATAATACCTGATAAAAGTTTTTCGACCCAGACGCAAACCGACATGAGCGGCAATTTCAAGTTCTCCAATGTACTCGTATCCGACTCGTCGAAGGTGACACTGAATGCACGCGATAACCCTGGCGGCAGTAATATGGTATTAACCGTTAATCCTTTTGTGCTGCCCCCGACAAGCATATTTAATAACTAA
- a CDS encoding CHAD domain-containing protein: MKRKAGKAYFNELWYQMKSDLRDFIKTGDQEKLHHFRVQVKKLRAFLLLVDHTLPNSKLLKAFKPIRQIFKDGGKIREAYLNLQLSSKYGLKNDDFILQQVNDMDKDIKAFMDNSKQYLKTVRAVHAGIEDGLKAVEDEHISEFYKSQLEQITVTLNKLEFNEGLHECRKRIKTLLYNRKIAAEALQSSLRIDNDYLDKLQEGIGQWHDGLLAIALFSAAGINAKTVVAKIKRQNTRQRKSISNLAADFWKKATFAGQTIDNGQEARVWV; encoded by the coding sequence ATGAAGCGAAAAGCCGGGAAAGCTTATTTTAACGAACTATGGTACCAGATGAAAAGCGATCTGCGCGATTTTATTAAAACCGGCGACCAGGAAAAACTCCATCATTTCAGGGTACAGGTAAAAAAGTTGCGGGCCTTTTTGTTGCTGGTCGATCATACTCTGCCGAATAGTAAGCTTTTGAAGGCCTTTAAACCCATCAGGCAGATATTTAAGGACGGCGGCAAAATACGCGAAGCTTACCTTAACTTGCAATTGAGCTCGAAATATGGCCTGAAAAACGATGACTTTATCCTGCAACAGGTGAATGACATGGATAAAGATATCAAGGCGTTCATGGATAATTCGAAACAATACCTGAAGACGGTGAGGGCGGTGCATGCCGGAATTGAAGACGGCCTTAAGGCTGTTGAGGACGAACATATAAGCGAATTTTACAAAAGCCAGTTAGAGCAAATAACTGTTACGCTGAATAAGCTTGAATTTAACGAGGGCCTGCACGAATGCCGTAAAAGAATAAAAACACTTTTATATAACCGTAAGATAGCCGCCGAAGCCCTGCAAAGCAGCCTGCGAATTGATAACGATTACCTGGATAAATTGCAGGAAGGCATAGGCCAGTGGCACGATGGCCTGCTGGCTATAGCCCTTTTTTCGGCGGCGGGAATAAATGCCAAAACTGTTGTCGCCAAAATAAAGCGGCAAAATACCCGGCAGCGGAAGTCGATAAGCAACCTGGCCGCTGATTTCTGGAAGAAAGCGACGTTTGCGGGCCAGACCATTGATAACGGACAGGAAGCAAGGGTATGGGTGTAG
- a CDS encoding CYTH domain-containing protein → MGVEIERKFLVDHDKWEKVSKPEGTHYRQGYIVADSGRTVRIRVSERKAFLNLKSKSGSSHMSRSEYEYEIPLDEGLEILEKFTTNGTEKIRYNIHFAGKLWEVDVFSGDNAGLIVAEIELESEDEQFERPEWVTIEVTDDGRYTNAALSKHPFKDW, encoded by the coding sequence ATGGGTGTAGAAATAGAACGGAAATTTTTGGTCGACCATGATAAATGGGAAAAGGTAAGCAAGCCGGAAGGAACACACTACCGGCAGGGCTATATTGTGGCCGATAGCGGCCGGACGGTGCGCATACGGGTTTCGGAAAGGAAAGCTTTTTTGAACCTGAAAAGCAAGTCGGGTTCGTCACATATGTCGCGCAGCGAGTATGAATATGAGATACCGCTGGACGAGGGTTTGGAGATACTTGAAAAATTTACGACCAACGGGACCGAGAAAATAAGATACAACATCCACTTTGCGGGTAAGTTATGGGAAGTGGATGTTTTCAGCGGGGATAACGCAGGGTTAATAGTGGCGGAAATAGAACTCGAAAGTGAAGATGAACAGTTTGAAAGGCCCGAATGGGTAACTATTGAAGTTACCGACGATGGCAGGTACACCAACGCGGCGCTGTCTAAACACCCTTTTAAAGATTGGTAA
- a CDS encoding creatininase family protein produces the protein MKLFLFFASFLLCSTVYAQEVPARWDELTATDWQAALDKSSQTCILPFGILEKHGPHSPIGTDLIHVREWAARATKQEYAVVFPDYFYGQINEARQQPGTFALPAQLIYNLLEATCDEIARNGFKKIVILNGHGGNPEFIRFFMQSFLNKRHNYAIYFYDPENDPTFQAEYRKMHKSDMRGDEHAGESETSVLMYYRPDLMRMDRATSQSGADQKRLSLPGVYTPIWWYASFPNHYAGEGAKATADFGKFITDHEIASFIKVLKEIKADTTTIKLQDEFYDRVDNLGTSKQ, from the coding sequence ATGAAACTCTTTTTATTTTTTGCTTCGTTTTTGCTGTGCAGCACTGTTTATGCGCAGGAAGTGCCCGCTCGTTGGGACGAGCTAACCGCTACCGACTGGCAGGCAGCGCTCGATAAATCGTCTCAAACCTGTATACTCCCGTTTGGGATACTAGAAAAGCATGGCCCTCATTCGCCGATCGGAACCGACCTGATCCATGTGCGCGAATGGGCCGCACGCGCTACCAAACAGGAATATGCCGTGGTATTTCCCGATTACTTTTACGGGCAGATCAACGAGGCCCGGCAGCAGCCCGGTACCTTCGCGCTTCCTGCCCAACTGATCTATAATCTGCTGGAAGCTACCTGCGACGAAATCGCCCGCAACGGCTTTAAAAAAATAGTGATACTGAACGGACATGGTGGTAACCCCGAATTTATTCGGTTCTTCATGCAATCGTTCCTGAACAAACGACACAATTACGCCATCTATTTTTACGACCCCGAGAACGACCCCACCTTCCAGGCCGAATACCGCAAGATGCACAAATCGGATATGCGCGGCGATGAGCACGCAGGTGAAAGTGAAACGTCTGTATTGATGTATTACCGCCCCGACCTGATGCGCATGGACAGGGCTACATCACAGTCAGGTGCCGACCAGAAACGGCTGAGCCTGCCGGGAGTTTATACGCCTATCTGGTGGTATGCTTCGTTCCCAAATCACTATGCAGGCGAAGGGGCAAAAGCTACTGCCGACTTTGGCAAGTTTATAACTGACCACGAGATCGCATCATTCATTAAAGTACTGAAGGAAATAAAAGCAGACACCACAACAATTAAGTTGCAGGACGAATTTTATGACCGGGTAGATAATCTGGGCACAAGCAAGCAATAA
- a CDS encoding plastocyanin/azurin family copper-binding protein: MKTKMVCAAILLMASVLFLGACGKSGNSTNPTSSGNTPVAAANVSIENFAFSPATVHVKIGGSVTWTNKDATPHTATDLGGAFDSGSLAVDQTFKKTFATAGTYTYHCTIHSMMANATVVVGN, translated from the coding sequence ATGAAAACGAAAATGGTATGTGCGGCCATCCTGCTGATGGCAAGTGTTTTATTTTTAGGGGCCTGTGGCAAGTCTGGTAATTCAACAAATCCTACATCATCGGGAAACACGCCGGTGGCTGCTGCAAATGTGAGTATCGAAAACTTTGCTTTTTCGCCCGCAACCGTTCATGTCAAAATTGGCGGATCGGTTACCTGGACAAACAAAGATGCGACGCCGCATACGGCTACCGATCTCGGCGGAGCGTTTGACAGTGGCAGCCTGGCCGTTGACCAGACTTTCAAAAAGACGTTTGCCACTGCCGGTACGTACACTTACCACTGCACCATCCATTCGATGATGGCGAATGCCACTGTGGTGGTTGGTAATTAA
- a CDS encoding pyridoxamine 5'-phosphate oxidase family protein yields MAKFSDGILPQHSEFIDKQKMFFVASAPLNAGGHVNLSPKGIDSFRVLSPNKVAYMDIIGSGNETSAHMLENGRVTFMFCAYDGPPNILRLYGKGYTVLPGDAEWENLSGLFELQLATRQIIVAEIDKVQTSCGFSVPLYEYVGERDHAQKWAASKGVDGLESYKKEKNRVSLDGLPTALFGRLA; encoded by the coding sequence ATGGCGAAGTTTTCAGACGGTATTCTTCCGCAGCACAGCGAATTTATTGATAAGCAAAAAATGTTTTTTGTAGCCAGCGCACCGCTTAATGCCGGGGGCCATGTCAATCTTTCACCGAAAGGGATTGATAGCTTCCGCGTGTTGTCGCCCAATAAAGTGGCATACATGGATATTATCGGCAGCGGTAACGAAACATCAGCTCATATGCTCGAAAATGGGCGCGTTACCTTTATGTTTTGCGCTTACGACGGGCCGCCAAACATTTTGCGCCTATACGGCAAGGGATATACGGTTTTGCCCGGCGACGCAGAATGGGAAAACCTGTCGGGGCTTTTTGAATTGCAATTAGCTACCAGGCAGATCATTGTTGCCGAAATAGATAAAGTGCAAACATCCTGTGGTTTCAGCGTGCCACTGTACGAATACGTGGGCGAACGCGATCATGCCCAAAAATGGGCCGCATCCAAAGGCGTCGACGGGCTGGAGAGCTATAAAAAAGAGAAGAACCGGGTCAGCCTGGACGGCTTGCCGACTGCCCTTTTCGGGAGGTTGGCTTAA
- a CDS encoding alpha-L-rhamnosidase-related protein, with protein sequence MKFNATLPAALLLCFFIFANTAFAQKNTIDPKRWNAHWINVPGPAPDYQVCLLRKVVNLESKPASYKVFVSGDNRYKLYVNGHLVSVGPARSDFYFWNYETVDLAFYLVAGKNVISAVVANEGSWKPAAQMSYGTGFILQGATAAEEEVNTNKSWKCLRDTAYTPLPVELVYSYYVAGPGELVSMNHQPKNWQSAGFNDATWPQANQMAVGGPKGQMSFNDGWMLVPSPIAAREMIPQRLKVMRCATGINLPSTFPSEQNPVTIPANTKATILLDQTYLTNAYPTIIFSKGKDAGISMSYAEGLYIIEPGNKNWRAQERKGNRNEIEGKRFVGRKDSLISDGSDKQEFTPFNWRTYRYLQLVIETKDEPLLINDIYGTATGYPFQYKAEFESENKQLDTILQIGWHTAKLCSWETYMDCPYYEQLQYVGDTRIQAMVSYYDSGDDKLGRNAITLLDHSRLAEGITQSRYPTAIPQQIPTFSLWWIAMINDYYMYRNDNSFVADKLPGVEQVLNFFGKYQQPDGSLKNAPYWEFTDWANGKCWDAGVAPVGADGNSSVLDMQLLWAYQTAAGLENALGSKEFAAKYQKLAEQLKQTIRSKYWVATRGLYADRPEKDVFSQHANALAILSGVATPEQAKTISGKLLTDTSLVQASIYFKYYVYQALVKTGMGNDYVNWLDIWRQNIKMGMTTWAEMSDISASRSDCHAWGSSPNIEFFRTVLGIETAAPGFKKVKIEPHLGVLTHIGGSIPHPAGTVSARYDKQGSNWKIAISLPSGTPGSLVWKGKIYPLKPGENNLTL encoded by the coding sequence ATGAAATTTAACGCCACGCTGCCTGCAGCCTTGTTGCTGTGCTTTTTCATTTTTGCAAATACCGCTTTCGCTCAAAAGAATACCATCGACCCCAAAAGATGGAACGCTCATTGGATAAACGTTCCCGGGCCCGCTCCGGATTACCAGGTTTGCTTACTTAGAAAAGTTGTGAACCTTGAAAGTAAACCCGCCAGCTATAAAGTCTTCGTATCAGGCGATAACCGTTATAAGCTTTATGTGAACGGTCATTTGGTTTCGGTCGGTCCGGCACGCAGCGATTTTTACTTTTGGAACTATGAAACTGTCGATCTGGCGTTTTACCTGGTTGCAGGGAAAAATGTAATAAGCGCCGTAGTAGCAAATGAAGGTTCGTGGAAACCGGCGGCGCAAATGTCGTACGGTACGGGCTTTATTTTGCAGGGTGCTACAGCGGCCGAAGAGGAAGTGAACACCAATAAAAGCTGGAAATGCCTGCGCGATACCGCCTACACGCCCCTACCTGTTGAACTTGTTTACAGCTATTACGTTGCGGGCCCGGGCGAATTGGTGAGCATGAATCATCAGCCAAAAAACTGGCAGTCGGCCGGTTTTAATGATGCCACGTGGCCGCAGGCTAATCAAATGGCGGTAGGCGGGCCCAAAGGGCAAATGTCGTTTAACGATGGCTGGATGCTGGTACCCTCGCCGATAGCTGCAAGGGAGATGATCCCGCAGCGGTTGAAAGTCATGCGGTGCGCAACCGGCATTAATTTACCATCAACTTTCCCATCCGAACAAAACCCGGTTACCATACCGGCCAACACCAAAGCGACCATATTGCTCGATCAAACCTACCTGACAAATGCTTACCCTACCATCATATTCAGCAAGGGGAAAGATGCAGGCATATCCATGAGCTATGCCGAAGGGTTGTATATTATTGAACCTGGCAACAAAAACTGGCGTGCGCAGGAACGTAAAGGAAACCGGAACGAGATAGAAGGCAAACGATTTGTAGGGCGCAAGGATAGTTTGATAAGTGATGGCAGCGACAAACAGGAATTTACACCGTTTAACTGGCGCACATACCGTTATCTGCAACTGGTAATTGAGACAAAAGATGAGCCATTGCTGATCAACGATATTTACGGAACAGCCACCGGCTATCCTTTTCAATACAAGGCTGAATTTGAATCGGAAAATAAGCAGTTGGATACCATCCTGCAAATTGGCTGGCACACAGCAAAACTATGTTCGTGGGAAACCTATATGGATTGCCCGTATTACGAACAGTTACAATACGTGGGCGATACCCGTATACAGGCCATGGTATCGTACTATGACAGTGGCGATGATAAGCTGGGACGAAATGCGATAACCTTACTCGATCATTCGCGCCTTGCTGAGGGTATTACCCAAAGCCGTTACCCTACGGCCATACCGCAGCAGATACCAACTTTTTCGTTATGGTGGATAGCCATGATAAATGACTATTATATGTACCGGAATGATAACAGCTTCGTTGCCGACAAGCTTCCGGGTGTGGAACAGGTACTCAACTTTTTTGGCAAATACCAGCAGCCCGACGGGTCGTTGAAAAACGCACCTTACTGGGAGTTTACCGACTGGGCAAACGGCAAGTGCTGGGATGCCGGCGTAGCGCCTGTAGGCGCAGACGGAAATTCGTCGGTACTGGATATGCAATTGCTGTGGGCTTATCAAACAGCCGCCGGGTTGGAAAACGCGTTGGGGAGCAAGGAATTTGCCGCGAAATATCAAAAGCTGGCGGAGCAGCTTAAACAAACCATCCGTAGTAAATACTGGGTTGCAACCAGGGGACTTTATGCTGACAGACCTGAAAAAGATGTTTTTTCGCAACACGCCAATGCTTTAGCGATACTTAGCGGGGTGGCAACGCCCGAACAGGCAAAAACCATCAGCGGTAAATTGCTGACTGACACATCGTTGGTTCAGGCGTCTATCTACTTTAAATATTACGTTTACCAGGCGCTGGTGAAGACCGGCATGGGCAACGATTATGTGAACTGGCTGGATATATGGCGCCAAAACATTAAAATGGGAATGACTACCTGGGCCGAAATGTCGGACATCAGCGCGTCGCGGTCGGATTGCCATGCCTGGGGTTCGAGCCCCAACATCGAGTTTTTTCGTACTGTGCTGGGGATAGAGACCGCAGCCCCCGGCTTTAAAAAAGTGAAGATAGAACCGCATTTGGGCGTTCTGACGCATATCGGCGGGTCGATACCACATCCCGCAGGAACGGTAAGCGCGCGGTACGATAAGCAGGGAAGCAACTGGAAGATAGCGATTAGTCTGCCTTCGGGTACCCCCGGGAGTTTGGTATGGAAGGGGAAAATATACCCGCTGAAGCCCGGCGAAAACAATTTGACGCTATAA